A DNA window from Nitrospirota bacterium contains the following coding sequences:
- a CDS encoding ABC-type transport auxiliary lipoprotein family protein, with protein MQRFFVVILSVFLIAACTMPVTKIYSIYVDTSAKKERVKERGFTSNPPAERSVAILVDVPRYLSQPYIAYRTSPYQLEISRYSKWEAPPGDMVRELFREKLFLSGYFHEVRASSVVPEGFYALEIKMKKFERFDDADGSFGDLLLEIKMTSPDNREIYYGTMAGHVRLADKSFLSLAMGLSKALSDSIDGVIDDIAGVLSN; from the coding sequence ATGCAGCGATTTTTTGTTGTCATTTTGTCAGTCTTCCTGATTGCAGCGTGTACCATGCCGGTTACGAAAATTTACAGTATATATGTCGATACTTCAGCAAAAAAAGAGAGAGTGAAAGAGAGGGGATTCACATCGAATCCACCTGCGGAACGATCCGTTGCAATTTTAGTCGATGTCCCGAGGTATCTCTCCCAGCCATACATCGCCTATCGCACGTCACCTTATCAGCTTGAAATTTCGCGGTACTCAAAATGGGAGGCTCCACCGGGTGACATGGTAAGGGAATTATTCAGGGAAAAGCTTTTCCTGTCAGGATATTTTCATGAAGTGAGAGCTTCCAGCGTGGTTCCGGAAGGGTTTTATGCACTTGAGATAAAAATGAAAAAGTTCGAACGGTTTGATGATGCTGACGGATCATTCGGAGACCTTCTGTTAGAAATAAAAATGACCTCTCCGGACAACAGGGAGATATACTATGGAACCATGGCAGGACATGTTCGTCTCGCTGACAAGTCATTTCTGAGCCTTGCCATGGGATTAAGCAAAGCGCTTTCTGATTCCATTGATGGGGTAATCGATGATATTGCCGGTGTTTTGAGTAACTGA